The following are encoded in a window of Rubellicoccus peritrichatus genomic DNA:
- a CDS encoding sulfatase, producing the protein MSERPNLLFVFSDQHRACDLGCYGNDKVLSPNLDALAKGGALFRNFYSNSPLCVPARGTLLTGLHAMRHRAAGNDLPINEQCESLGAALQREGYLTGYIGKWHLGGVPRDQFIDKDRRLGFEEWYVANCNHNYNEGYYYDQDNQHHVIEGYEPIVQTDLAVNFIERNREKPWAAVLSWGPPHEPYLTAPKHQQDYYEEVEMSLRPNVPDRITTYGDQFLSRDEIPDLMRGYYAHITALDEQMGRLIDALKETDQLENTIIVYTSDHGDMVGSQGYMNKQLPYEESVNVPLIISWPGNIQPGERKGLASLVDLPVTLTHMVGASFKEKPDGRDFSAMLTDTEAPGAEYCYLYELTACHQSADRDTPAWRGLRTERYTFATLFDGTPWILYDNQEDPYQMNNLVTDPKHKSLVKELKKSLDCEVHLHDSYVSPEILIKDAGLLSEWNRSQAYFNRPLFADDSVQECHSNH; encoded by the coding sequence ATGAGTGAACGTCCTAATCTTTTGTTCGTATTTTCTGATCAACACCGTGCCTGCGATCTCGGCTGTTATGGAAATGATAAAGTATTGAGTCCTAACCTGGATGCATTGGCCAAAGGTGGTGCTCTGTTCAGAAATTTCTATAGTAACTCACCGCTCTGTGTTCCTGCAAGAGGAACACTGCTGACCGGACTTCATGCGATGAGGCATAGGGCAGCCGGGAACGATTTACCGATCAATGAGCAATGTGAAAGTCTTGGCGCAGCTTTGCAACGCGAGGGCTATTTAACTGGCTATATCGGGAAGTGGCATTTGGGCGGTGTCCCAAGAGATCAGTTCATCGATAAAGATAGACGTCTGGGATTTGAAGAGTGGTATGTTGCGAATTGCAATCACAATTACAACGAGGGCTATTACTATGATCAGGACAATCAACATCATGTCATTGAAGGTTATGAGCCCATTGTGCAAACAGATCTGGCCGTAAACTTTATTGAGCGTAATCGAGAAAAGCCCTGGGCGGCTGTCTTGTCGTGGGGGCCACCGCATGAGCCATACCTGACTGCGCCAAAGCATCAGCAGGATTACTATGAGGAAGTGGAGATGAGCTTGCGCCCAAATGTCCCTGATCGTATTACGACTTATGGTGATCAGTTTTTGTCGCGTGATGAAATTCCTGATTTGATGCGAGGGTACTACGCGCACATTACGGCTCTGGATGAACAGATGGGGCGCTTGATTGATGCTTTAAAGGAGACCGACCAACTGGAGAACACGATCATTGTATACACCAGTGACCATGGCGACATGGTGGGAAGTCAGGGCTATATGAATAAGCAGTTACCCTACGAAGAGTCTGTTAATGTTCCATTGATCATCAGCTGGCCTGGGAATATTCAGCCGGGCGAACGCAAAGGTTTGGCTTCTCTTGTTGATCTGCCGGTTACGCTTACGCATATGGTGGGAGCATCATTTAAGGAAAAACCGGATGGACGTGATTTTTCTGCAATGTTGACTGATACTGAGGCGCCGGGAGCAGAGTACTGCTATCTTTATGAACTAACCGCCTGCCATCAATCCGCCGACCGGGATACACCGGCATGGCGTGGTTTGCGAACAGAACGCTATACATTTGCTACATTGTTTGATGGCACTCCTTGGATTCTTTATGATAATCAAGAGGACCCGTACCAAATGAATAATCTGGTGACGGACCCGAAACATAAATCTCTTGTCAAGGAGTTGAAGAAGTCATTGGACTGTGAAGTGCATCTTCACGATTCTTATGTCAGTCCAGAAATTCTTATTAAAGACGCAGGTTTGCTGAGCGAGTGGAACAGGAGTCAGGCTTATTTTAATCGTCCACTTTTCGCTGATGATTCCGTTCAGGAATGCCATTCAAATCATTAA
- a CDS encoding sugar-binding protein, with the protein MNVLKRLTILFSVISVLQWSALCSYGEEASVMREPDRNLLEGYSTGFEGGIAGWQMYILPHYPPIRVSPEYTSIAPGDGDYSLRIPVGMGLNSMPVRESIGEEELTVSLLVKSDRPAKLVIRLGQGPSSLQAKSVQVGTEWQRISATFDVSDTKVGNFIFLENRGDVNGNGPEILVDAIALNVGKDDSYHTKPYELVLTDDAEGHVEAKLILFENEKPGDWQWGVEYVLPEATSIASGLADWKKQKEGVFTAQFPVPPARGLYRVSVIPEDNKNLSPSQELLVARTSFEDLPAASKQELPLEIGVHALHSWNLGENHAVRDLHPDWRNVLDDIRSLGINWMRFHGGRNDPVKMAFMFPESMDSPPRLAHEFLQPYLDAGFDLLGVIDVGYERMSMPSPPYEFYETKGEWMKDKLPTDITVWEDYVEQAVLAYADIFSAWEIMNEPNGRMEAEDYSPLMESAYGIAKELSPDMPVLGVCSTADFNSSLGGFVRECLEMGAGESFDAISFHPYVFTGLPEESFTHMENTERLLQEYGLGDKPMWISEVGWPTKPAYTSHIWRSKNSKAISSNLAAAYTVRNLLNSTRIGVTHYFIYDGMSPVFAFRGSGGYSFYEYDGVPSPIYFSVGAFSRIMQGAQYAEALEYRNGGVNIYLYTQGNGDVLATTWINERIEPIPLVMKLKKSPDSIWNGIGQKLDAPKENVRVGALPTYMLWENSSLEEVRVALSSAQWEAMPEFSVRVAPSLEQGDRFAVIADNPTAGLRVVRWTDSNGESRETKVPSGEVVEVVLGEYQKHDDSSRLKGSWRTTVTDISEVDMSNRFANLSIKDKGDYKPDGLVDQWHEQESFIIQDDDSVTYGSLPKEELKQRPIRFWLEARDKGIVIAFSVPKQDQGFSQFKLGSNQFNMDSVELFLRTQQDGLDWVAEGYQQGDIKLCFAQDSRDPERKSIRVDNGRKFIDVDLVRFAFSPLSDGLGYSGEIYIPWNALTEMNNGIPEMLGFDISFNLTGSDNRRAAQITWSGTGDNWKNLSQAGVLRTSYPGQ; encoded by the coding sequence ATGAATGTTCTCAAACGATTAACGATTTTGTTTTCAGTGATTTCAGTGCTCCAATGGAGTGCCCTCTGCTCGTATGGAGAGGAAGCATCCGTAATGCGTGAACCTGACAGGAATCTGCTGGAAGGTTATTCCACAGGATTTGAAGGAGGAATCGCGGGCTGGCAAATGTACATTCTGCCGCATTATCCGCCGATTCGGGTGTCACCGGAATATACCAGTATAGCCCCGGGCGATGGTGATTACAGTCTACGCATTCCTGTTGGGATGGGGCTGAATTCCATGCCGGTTCGTGAGAGCATTGGTGAAGAGGAATTGACTGTATCATTGTTAGTAAAATCAGACAGACCGGCCAAGCTGGTTATCCGTCTGGGGCAGGGGCCATCCAGCTTGCAAGCCAAGTCGGTGCAGGTTGGCACCGAGTGGCAAAGAATATCTGCAACCTTTGATGTGAGCGACACGAAGGTTGGCAATTTTATCTTTCTCGAGAATCGTGGAGATGTGAATGGAAACGGTCCTGAAATACTTGTGGATGCCATTGCTCTTAACGTAGGAAAAGATGACAGCTATCATACGAAACCCTACGAATTGGTCTTGACCGATGATGCTGAGGGCCACGTGGAAGCAAAGCTCATCTTGTTTGAGAATGAGAAACCGGGCGACTGGCAATGGGGCGTTGAGTATGTATTGCCGGAAGCGACTTCAATCGCCTCAGGTCTGGCTGATTGGAAGAAACAAAAAGAGGGTGTTTTTACTGCTCAGTTTCCTGTGCCGCCTGCACGTGGTCTTTACCGTGTATCCGTCATTCCTGAAGATAACAAAAACCTGAGTCCATCTCAGGAGCTTTTGGTTGCGCGAACTTCCTTTGAAGATCTTCCTGCAGCCAGTAAGCAGGAGTTGCCTTTAGAGATTGGTGTCCATGCTCTGCATAGCTGGAATCTGGGTGAGAATCATGCGGTCCGTGATTTGCACCCTGACTGGAGAAACGTGCTGGACGATATCAGGAGCCTGGGGATTAACTGGATGCGTTTTCATGGCGGTCGAAATGATCCGGTGAAGATGGCCTTTATGTTTCCCGAATCAATGGACTCGCCGCCGCGTTTGGCGCATGAGTTTTTACAGCCTTATCTTGATGCAGGGTTTGATCTGTTGGGGGTGATTGATGTTGGATACGAAAGAATGTCGATGCCATCTCCGCCCTATGAGTTTTATGAAACGAAGGGCGAATGGATGAAGGACAAGCTTCCGACTGATATCACGGTATGGGAAGATTACGTCGAACAGGCCGTTCTGGCTTATGCCGATATCTTTTCAGCATGGGAGATCATGAACGAGCCGAACGGAAGAATGGAGGCTGAGGATTATTCTCCCTTGATGGAGTCTGCTTATGGAATTGCGAAAGAGCTGTCCCCGGATATGCCTGTTTTGGGCGTATGCTCCACGGCAGACTTTAACTCATCACTCGGTGGCTTCGTCCGAGAATGTTTGGAGATGGGGGCAGGGGAGTCATTTGATGCCATATCATTTCATCCTTATGTCTTCACCGGTCTTCCGGAGGAGTCCTTCACGCATATGGAGAATACTGAACGCTTGCTTCAAGAGTATGGACTGGGAGACAAGCCGATGTGGATTTCAGAGGTAGGCTGGCCGACGAAGCCGGCATACACCTCACACATATGGCGTTCAAAAAACAGTAAAGCGATTTCTTCTAATCTTGCCGCTGCTTATACGGTGCGGAATTTGTTGAATTCTACGCGGATTGGCGTCACTCATTATTTTATTTATGATGGGATGAGTCCGGTATTTGCCTTTAGGGGTTCCGGTGGGTATTCTTTCTACGAGTATGATGGAGTTCCATCGCCCATCTATTTTTCAGTAGGGGCATTCAGTCGCATCATGCAGGGGGCACAATATGCTGAAGCACTTGAATATCGGAATGGTGGTGTGAATATCTACCTCTATACCCAGGGTAATGGTGATGTCCTCGCGACTACCTGGATTAATGAACGTATTGAACCGATACCGCTTGTCATGAAACTGAAGAAGAGCCCGGACTCAATTTGGAATGGCATTGGACAAAAGCTTGATGCCCCGAAAGAAAATGTGCGCGTTGGTGCGTTGCCAACTTACATGCTTTGGGAGAATTCCAGCCTTGAGGAAGTGAGAGTTGCATTGAGTTCAGCCCAATGGGAAGCCATGCCGGAATTCAGTGTGCGCGTGGCGCCTTCGTTAGAGCAGGGAGACAGGTTTGCCGTCATCGCTGATAATCCAACTGCAGGTCTTCGAGTGGTTCGATGGACGGATTCGAATGGCGAATCAAGAGAAACAAAGGTTCCTTCTGGCGAAGTCGTTGAAGTGGTTCTGGGAGAGTATCAGAAGCATGATGATTCATCGCGGCTAAAAGGGAGTTGGAGAACGACTGTAACCGACATCTCTGAGGTTGATATGAGTAATCGATTTGCGAACCTCAGCATTAAGGACAAGGGTGATTATAAGCCGGACGGACTCGTGGATCAATGGCATGAGCAGGAATCATTTATCATTCAGGATGATGATTCAGTAACCTATGGTAGTCTTCCGAAGGAAGAACTGAAGCAGCGGCCGATAAGGTTTTGGTTGGAGGCGCGCGATAAAGGTATCGTTATCGCGTTTTCCGTCCCTAAGCAGGATCAGGGTTTTTCACAGTTCAAGCTGGGGTCCAATCAGTTTAACATGGATAGTGTGGAGTTATTTCTCAGAACCCAGCAAGACGGTCTGGATTGGGTGGCTGAAGGCTATCAGCAGGGTGACATCAAGCTCTGTTTTGCCCAAGACAGTCGCGATCCGGAGCGCAAATCGATTCGTGTTGATAATGGTCGGAAATTTATCGATGTGGATTTGGTTCGTTTCGCATTTAGTCCACTTTCAGATGGATTGGGCTATAGTGGTGAAATCTATATTCCGTGGAATGCTTTGACAGAAATGAATAATGGAATTCCAGAAATGCTGGGATTTGATATCAGTTTTAATCTAACCGGATCTGACAATCGAAGGGCTGCTCAGATTACTTGGTCGGGCACAGGTGACAATTGGAAAAATCTGTCACAAGCGGGAGTACTGCGAACTAGTTACCCGGGCCAGTGA
- a CDS encoding alpha-L-rhamnosidase C-terminal domain-containing protein, which produces MSLSLPSNALWIWPESLHWNLHNCYALFRREFKLDELPKHAPLLITADQSYQLYINGLYVCRGPARGFQASWPYDEIDIRPWLVVGSNLIAIRAYNPGGGNFQYVSQGYAGLLVVAQWQDFSLVTDGCWKCRRQEGIRKDTVPISLQLFPQEIIDLGIEDPDWMMPAFDDTSWKTSVASTPWNAMPWPQLEARSIPMLDEHEIQTGSLIGYAKGVAAEDYISKENLSLLRYEQGLQHESAEGDTDTLQFESTPKGYWQSKLIDLGKPYIGSVLLEVIGADSGVIVETHHYETIQKESLCPDFASESHSKMAFSHRMICRDGKNYHAFYHPFGFRYMVVTVYDNESEIQVKPSLRTSVYPLKDNGYFKSADDDLNRIWETCAWTQRICSLDAYVDTPWREQAQWWGDARVQAWNTFHLDGDVRLFRRGIKQIATQTTPDGLTYGHAPTIAHFCILPDFTLIWMVTLWDCYWQTGSLEAFETHRDKVEKALDYFRDHMDSETGLLRYDERFWLFLDWTDLQKAGCSSVYSLWLLYALIQLEKLYELTDDLKSASECHQWSNRLRDSLLALVGEDGLIRDGFLEDGTINPHASIHAQTLSLMTGLCPENEPAMLNKCLLPFLKGELEKDVQPSAYWITYVYTVLAERGYVSDVVGHIREKWKPMIEQGATWENFEPKRGNESFSHAWSAHPLFHLMQCLGGIRQIDKGWSRVSFSPVFKGKHATVTIPTPLGKIKSSWEKIGKEICGELILPQGIQAEVRLVGLDSETIEGVYQYRIENIDSR; this is translated from the coding sequence ATGTCCTTGTCGCTTCCTTCTAATGCCCTTTGGATTTGGCCGGAGAGCCTTCACTGGAATCTGCATAATTGCTATGCGCTTTTTCGCAGAGAATTCAAACTCGATGAATTGCCAAAGCATGCGCCTTTACTGATTACTGCTGATCAGTCTTACCAGCTGTATATAAATGGCCTATATGTTTGCCGTGGTCCGGCTCGAGGTTTTCAAGCCAGTTGGCCCTACGACGAGATTGACATCAGGCCCTGGTTGGTTGTTGGCTCGAACCTGATCGCAATTAGGGCTTATAACCCTGGGGGTGGTAACTTTCAATATGTTAGTCAGGGATATGCAGGCTTGCTTGTTGTCGCTCAATGGCAGGACTTTTCATTGGTCACTGACGGCTGTTGGAAGTGCCGACGACAGGAGGGGATTAGGAAGGATACCGTCCCGATCAGCTTGCAATTGTTTCCTCAGGAAATCATCGACTTAGGCATAGAAGATCCTGATTGGATGATGCCCGCTTTCGATGATACATCGTGGAAAACATCTGTAGCCAGTACACCATGGAATGCCATGCCATGGCCTCAGTTGGAAGCACGTTCAATTCCAATGTTGGACGAACATGAAATTCAGACAGGCAGTCTTATTGGGTATGCAAAAGGGGTTGCTGCGGAAGATTATATTTCCAAGGAGAACCTTTCGCTGTTGCGTTATGAACAAGGCTTGCAGCATGAGTCTGCAGAGGGAGATACGGATACTTTGCAATTTGAATCAACTCCCAAGGGCTATTGGCAAAGCAAACTGATAGATTTAGGAAAACCTTATATCGGCAGTGTGTTACTGGAGGTGATCGGCGCGGATAGCGGTGTGATTGTAGAAACGCATCATTACGAGACTATTCAGAAAGAATCATTATGTCCGGACTTTGCCTCGGAGTCACACAGCAAGATGGCTTTCAGTCATCGCATGATTTGCAGGGATGGCAAAAACTATCATGCGTTTTATCATCCCTTTGGTTTTCGTTACATGGTGGTCACGGTGTATGACAATGAATCTGAAATTCAGGTGAAACCTTCCTTGCGAACATCCGTCTATCCACTTAAAGACAACGGATATTTCAAATCGGCCGACGATGATCTGAATCGTATTTGGGAAACTTGTGCTTGGACCCAGCGGATTTGTAGTCTCGATGCTTATGTGGATACTCCATGGCGTGAGCAGGCGCAGTGGTGGGGAGATGCACGTGTTCAAGCTTGGAACACTTTTCATCTTGATGGCGACGTGCGGTTGTTTCGCCGAGGCATTAAGCAGATTGCCACACAAACAACACCAGATGGTTTGACCTATGGACACGCGCCAACCATCGCGCATTTTTGTATATTGCCAGATTTTACGTTGATATGGATGGTTACGCTTTGGGATTGCTATTGGCAGACGGGAAGTTTGGAAGCCTTTGAGACCCATCGCGATAAAGTTGAAAAGGCACTGGATTATTTTCGTGATCACATGGATTCAGAAACCGGTCTGCTTCGCTATGACGAACGTTTTTGGTTGTTTCTGGACTGGACGGACTTGCAAAAGGCAGGCTGTTCCAGTGTCTATAGTCTCTGGCTGCTGTATGCCCTTATCCAGTTGGAAAAACTTTATGAGCTCACTGATGATTTAAAGTCTGCCAGTGAGTGTCATCAATGGTCGAATCGATTGCGGGATAGTTTGTTGGCATTGGTCGGTGAAGATGGACTGATCCGCGATGGTTTTCTAGAGGATGGCACAATCAATCCACATGCATCCATCCATGCTCAGACTTTGTCACTGATGACTGGCCTTTGTCCTGAGAATGAACCTGCGATGTTGAATAAGTGCTTGCTGCCTTTTCTGAAGGGAGAACTTGAAAAGGATGTGCAACCATCGGCTTATTGGATCACCTATGTCTATACTGTTTTGGCAGAGCGTGGTTATGTTTCGGATGTGGTTGGTCATATTCGTGAGAAGTGGAAGCCGATGATCGAGCAGGGGGCGACGTGGGAAAACTTTGAACCGAAAAGAGGTAATGAGAGTTTTTCGCATGCTTGGTCGGCGCATCCATTGTTTCACCTTATGCAATGCCTGGGTGGTATTCGACAGATAGATAAAGGATGGTCGAGAGTTTCTTTTTCCCCAGTCTTCAAGGGGAAACATGCAACGGTTACGATTCCGACTCCCTTAGGCAAAATCAAGTCATCATGGGAGAAGATTGGGAAAGAAATATGTGGAGAATTGATATTGCCTCAAGGTATTCAAGCTGAGGTGCGTTTGGTAGGATTAGATTCTGAGACGATTGAAGGTGTTTACCAATATCGCATTGAGAATATTGATTCTCGATGA
- a CDS encoding type II secretion system protein, protein MRERSALGIPSMTKNEFGFSLVELLVSIAILAIIAGVLVPVVSNVRYKALQAESGSNLRTISTAMHLYSSDNDGELPRLRDKTEGGQPWSGLWPEKMQPYLGTFVDNRSPDIFFDPLAEVSHPRLSDFGANDLLFVNDPEAEAYNLARLREPSRTVILAQAKEKGDGDWRGTWYFRARHFIESGDGTNLAQPTDRDTGVIMYSHADGSVSEEQWDVFLAQREKLLDPDYQ, encoded by the coding sequence ATGAGAGAGCGTTCAGCATTGGGTATCCCGTCGATGACAAAAAATGAATTCGGTTTTTCTTTGGTTGAGTTGTTGGTTTCCATAGCAATTTTGGCAATCATTGCTGGAGTGCTTGTTCCAGTCGTTTCGAATGTCAGATACAAGGCATTGCAAGCTGAGTCGGGATCGAACTTACGTACGATATCCACTGCCATGCATCTATACTCTTCAGATAATGACGGTGAGCTACCAAGGCTCCGCGACAAGACTGAAGGCGGTCAGCCATGGAGTGGTTTGTGGCCGGAAAAAATGCAGCCTTATCTTGGAACGTTCGTTGATAACCGGAGCCCGGATATTTTCTTTGATCCATTGGCTGAGGTTTCACATCCACGATTGTCCGACTTTGGTGCCAATGATTTACTTTTTGTAAACGACCCTGAGGCGGAGGCTTATAATTTGGCACGTTTAAGGGAGCCATCGAGAACAGTCATTCTTGCTCAGGCGAAAGAGAAGGGCGATGGTGATTGGCGTGGGACATGGTATTTTAGAGCTCGGCATTTTATAGAATCGGGTGATGGGACAAACCTCGCTCAGCCAACAGATCGGGATACGGGAGTCATTATGTATTCGCATGCGGATGGCAGTGTGAGCGAAGAGCAATGGGATGTCTTTTTAGCGCAACGTGAGAAACTGCTCGATCCTGACTATCAGTAG
- a CDS encoding AraC family transcriptional regulator: MSQPVKLHWNKLAHSGEITRTFRDIIHEKSPGGYHYHDFHEVFRVEKGRGIHQINGQFHPLTEGQICFIRASDTHAFRGTSADGLTLLNISMHPDLSPPKILQDPMAGKPKPLPELFNEEIEMPPIWHPPAKIMPEVSHVFRHFINGYRDSLALRLFIHGLADLYRAGDKQITDIAPEWLSDAFLCLEFSANLQIGVQAVVQSSGRSLQHLNKECKRYFGKTLGDIVSARRLQLAVRLLELEKANISEIAQECGYASVSHFVRKFKAAYGQPPLRWRKHRSVIVRG, encoded by the coding sequence ATGTCTCAACCTGTAAAACTTCATTGGAACAAGCTGGCTCACTCCGGTGAGATTACACGTACATTTCGAGATATCATCCATGAGAAAAGCCCGGGCGGCTATCATTATCACGATTTCCATGAAGTATTCCGCGTCGAAAAAGGCCGAGGTATACACCAGATTAATGGCCAGTTTCATCCACTGACCGAAGGGCAAATTTGCTTTATTCGAGCATCGGACACACATGCGTTCAGAGGCACCAGTGCGGATGGACTGACTTTGTTGAATATCTCGATGCACCCCGACCTCAGTCCGCCAAAGATCCTTCAAGATCCAATGGCAGGAAAACCAAAGCCCTTGCCAGAGCTCTTCAATGAGGAAATCGAAATGCCACCAATCTGGCATCCTCCTGCCAAAATCATGCCTGAGGTGAGTCATGTATTTCGTCACTTTATTAATGGTTACCGGGATTCTCTGGCTTTACGTTTATTTATCCATGGACTGGCTGACCTTTATCGGGCGGGGGACAAGCAGATTACCGACATAGCACCCGAATGGTTGTCTGACGCATTTCTTTGTTTGGAATTCTCTGCAAACTTACAGATAGGCGTGCAGGCAGTCGTGCAATCAAGTGGACGCAGCCTCCAGCACCTCAATAAAGAATGTAAACGCTACTTTGGCAAAACTCTTGGGGACATCGTATCGGCACGTCGCCTGCAACTCGCTGTCCGCTTACTGGAACTGGAAAAAGCAAACATCTCTGAAATTGCCCAGGAATGCGGTTACGCCAGCGTCAGCCATTTTGTCCGTAAGTTTAAGGCAGCTTACGGCCAGCCTCCTCTGCGCTGGCGTAAGCATCGCAGTGTTATTGTTCGTGGTTAA